From the genome of Oryza glaberrima chromosome 1, OglaRS2, whole genome shotgun sequence:
CACCCCAGGGTAGCCCTCGCTCCTCGGGGCAGTCGTCTATCCGGAACTTGTTTCCATGCCCAGGGAACTCAGTTTCCTTGGGCCCTCGGTGACCTCTCTCCATGTTTCTTCATAGGTTTCCATGGTACTTTGGATGAGTTTCTTGAAGATGTCATTGATGAATGAGTTTATAGTGATCACCTACGTCAGAGTGGCTCGAAGCAGTTGTCTGCCGCCTCAGCATATTGAAAATGTAGATCTTGATGTTCTTCTTGAGATCTTGGATGTGTAGATCTTATACACCTCTTGAAGATGTTGATCTTGTACTTCTTGAATATGTAGATCTTGTACATCTCATGTTATAACATATATCTTTGGGTGCCCTGACGACTCCGGAGGACGGGGACCCCTATTCCCATTCCTCCAATGGTTTTAAACTAGACTAAGACTAACTTAATATATTCACTTAACACTACAAAATCTTGAGTGGTGTATGTATACTATCAATCTTCTCCTCTGCACGGGTATATGTGACTTGGCCACCACCACTACTGCCCTTGATGGTATCCATACTAGCCCAAGGGTGCCTTCATCAACACCTGTTTCTAGGGTTAGGGTGAAACCTGCATTTCATGGCACAATATGCGTGTTGCTTCTTGATATTTCTCTCGTCAAAGTGTCGAGATTAGGGGGTGGAATTGTCAAGTTAGAAGTGATATCTTCTTGTTATTGTTTCCCTTGTTGTCTGAGATAGCCACGAGGAGAATCATGAAATAATTAATCAGGTTTTGGGGCAATAGATGGTTCGTATCAATCTCGATTCAATAGCATCAGAAGCGAAGCACCACATGGTAAAGAACTAATCATTGTGAGAAGAGAGCAGCTTGTCGACATCCTCCCTACTCCATATTATCTCAATCTCACATGTGAGCTATCGATCCAAATTGATGAAGtttacagcagcagcagtaacaGTTTGTTTTTATTCAGGGTAtagtctatttatttattttcttttcgtaTTTTTTTGCAGCCAGCAATGGGTGCGCCATTGGCAGAGCtgttgcaaaagaaaaacaaacccaacaagaacccaaaaaaaaggagagagagagagagagagagagagagagagaggaagaagcaaAGCACGGGCACCGGTGGAAGCGAAGCGAAAGTGAAAgcatagagagaagagaagagccaTGCCCCAtctcgccgcctcccccacctccgccgccgccgccgcccctgcctcCGCCCGCGTTGCCTTCCTGCGCCCTGGCCGCGtcccccgcccgccgctgcaGACGGCGCGTGGCCTTCGCCCGGACTTGGGCACCCTGCGCACGGCGGAGCAGCCCACGTTGTACGACCTACTCGGGATCTCGTCGGAGGGCACCCTCGACGAGGTCCGCGCGGCCTACAGGCGGATGGCGCGCAAGTACCATCCGGACGTCTCGCcgcccgacgtcgccgccgagaACACCCGCCGCTTCATCGAGGTGCAGGAGGCCTACGAGACGCTCTCCGACCCCAGCCGCCGGGCCACCTACGACCGCGCCCTCGCGCGCGGCGTCTGCCGGcttgccttctcctcctcccgccgcgtcgccccctACTACTACCAAGTACGtttcgtctcctctcctctcctctctagtgATTTTGATTTGAATTTGTCCCCAACCTTCAACACAAGCCCATTCAGTTTCTAACACACAAGCCCCAGCCTTACATGATGTTTGATCCAGCAGCCTGACTTAATATGTCTGCTCCATCTTCTCCCCCATCCAATTCAATACTTGATTGCAATTCCTTCTATCTTTCTTGTATCACCGTCGTCTGCAGCACATAACTCAATATTGCGCCTGCATGTGCTTGTGTATTTGTACAGATTTtggcttcatatatatatatatattattgctCAAGTTCGCTGGATCAATTCATCATAACTCTATGTAGGATGCGAGTAGAGATTTACCTTTTGTTCAGGCACTAGCAGTGCCATACATACAAATAAGGAAATACTACATACATAGGCATTATCTCTTGCGTGATGCATATAGGGATGCAAAATTCACCCTGATGCAaattatatgcatgtaggtgATGAATAGTGAATGAACAATTATACTTAcaaacaaaattgaaaaaaagaagtccTTTTCGTGTGCCTCATAGTTAAACTTATCCAGGACATAAGTTAGAGAGGTCGTGTCTTCCGTGTAAGGTTGAAACTGGGAGAAGCTTTGCTTGTTTGGCTATTCTGTTAGCTGATTTCTACTTTCACTCGGTTCATGATGTTGATCCGCAAGTTGGTAATTTCCATTTGGATTGTCAAACCATTGTTTCATATGCTGTTTTTTCCATGCTAACTTGCCACCCGTGTGACTCAAAACCATAGGATCAGGAAGACAAGTCTGGCTGGAGGAGAACTTGGGGAGACCAAATTGAGGAGCTGAAGAGGAGGAGCATGACGAAGGATTCAGAGGAGAACCTCTCCTGGGGAGCTCGGATGCGAAGAAGAACCGAAACATCATCCTCTGAGTAACTGTGATCGTAATGCTTCCAAAGTGTAACCCTAGTGGTATATCTTTTGCATCAGCTAAATTATCATAAGCTGTTAACAAGTGCAAGGTTAGAAGGATGTGCTGTGCTGGTATTAAGCTGTGCATTTTGTATTTACTCCTACAAAAGATGATGCGGCAACCCTATGCACAAGGAATGCTAAGCACTCCTCTACTATAGATATTAGTGGCCATTCTAGTGGTGGCATAGTTAGAAGCCCGTATGGGGGTATTTGTGTCAGTATACTGTATACCCAACCCAAGCTATGAATGAACGATGAAGTGACCAAGTATGATGTGTATATTTGCGTAGGAGGCTCTGCGTTTCCTTGTGTGCTCTAGTGTAAATATGGGATATGATATCATATGAGCAACTTGTCAAAATAAGCAAAGCTAAGGTGTATCTTCAATTTTGACCATCTACTATTTGTGTGTTGTGCCTTGAGTATCAGGGATTGGACTAGACTGAACGATGAATTGGTGACAAAATCGTAGTAATAACAAAAGATAGTTGATGTCATTTTCACTTAGCAATGAAAGGCTGGGAGGGACTGGGAGACTGCCTGCCTCTAGTAGTTGTGAATGAATCAAGGGGTGGTCCACTCAATAGTTGGAGGTGAGTAAATAATGTGCACCAGTCTACATCTTCTAGTCTATACTAGAATCCATTCTGACACTTGTGGCTGGTGGTAACCGGTGAGAATGTGGTTTTCACAGTTggtattttcttaaaaaaaatgagtgaaCATTTTACAAGTGGTCACTGAttaaaatttttcacaaatctGGTATCATTTTTATATCAACTAAATGATACCCTGCTTTTGTGATGGAAAAGCAGATGgaatatatggatgaatatatatTGAGTATTATACAAACAATGAATAGATATGTTGAAATATTGTGGAAATAATGTGAGGTGTGATGATTAGATATatttgcatgttgatttgttgaatttaataaattataggtgTTGTTACAAGCTTGGATATATAGAAGGTATAGATGGCATCACGAAATTTGGTCAGTGTTTTTATACTTCTTAAAAAGAAGGGAGTGGTGGTTTTGGTGAATCTGTCACCGCCCCCACTCGCATTGTAAATTTTGCAAGTTAACCCCTAATCTTCTTATAATATTAAAAGAGATTAAATCTAAATGGATAGTCACATAAAAAATTAGAATAATATGAATATTTCCTATAGCAAAAGAATGGGTAACACATtaatacattttcttttatctGTAGCAAAAACGGAAAGCCAAATGTCATAGCTGGTCTGGGCTGGACTAGGCTTTGTGATGGAACGGCCCATATAAAAGCCTCAGTCAGCTCGTGGGCGGCTTTTGGGCGCGACCCTTGCTTGTTTTGGCGCCAAGCGAACCAGATTTGGCGCCAAAATCCCCGCCCGCGCcgcttcttctccctccctcccgcccgCGAATCCATTCAGACTGCAAactctgagagagagagagagagagaggccatgCCCACACAGCACCTGACCTCTCGCCGCCACGCTGAGCtactccgccatctcctcctagatggcggcgccgccgtgaaGGACCTCCGTCTCCGCCGTGTCGTCCCGCTCACCTCCGCGCCCCTTGACGACTCCTCCCCCGACCCGGCCGGCGCTGCTGCCAAATCTGGATCTGCAGAGACGACGCCGCCGGAGGCCCAAGACGGCCGGGAGCGAAAGCCGGTAAGTCTTCCCGACTcccttcatcttcatcttcatctcagACGCACAATAAAATTCGTTCTAGCTTAGCTTGGTGTTGGTggccatctcatctcatctcatctcatatGTGTTTTATCCGGGCGGGGCGGATTAGGTCGTCCAGCGGTCGAAGCTCGTGCACGCCCCGGCCTCCTTCGGCTACCGCCGCTTACTGCCTTTCCTCAACCAACTGACCAACACCAACCAAGGTAGTACTACAACAAACACCATTCTCCTCCTCCCAACTAAATTAAATGGCCCTTGTTTCTTCTTACCCcattcccttcccttcccttgcGTTCGTGTGATTCAGAATCAGAATGCCCTAGTGGCAAGGACAACTCCAAGATTGATGCATATGCCGAATCTGAATCTGAAGCTCAACCTGATCCTGTGCATTGCTCTATCAGCACCACCAAGGAAGAAATCAACATTTCCTCTTCTCATCTTTCAAGCACCAAGATGGTGAGTACTGTCTTTGATGTCTCCTTTTGGTCTCCCTTGTTATGCTATATTCAGCCAGATCTATTcccatctcctcttctcttcaaAATAACCCTGTATTAaaaatgtatgcatgtatgtttCAGTGCCTTTCCCGGTGTCAGAGGTCCAGGTTTGTTCACCACCCCAGCTCATTTAGCTACAAGAGGATGCTGCCATTTGTTACGGAGAACGGTACGATCAGATGCATTCTCACATGACGCAACTGTCTACTTAGTTCAGGGTATCACATCGCCAATTTATCTCATCATGTGCTACTGTCTACTTTCTCAGAGATCACTTCTCAGGAAGGTCACAGGACCAAAATTCCAAGACTCGTACAAGAAAAGCAATCTTCAACGGATGAGAATCTTATCTTGACCACTGGACAGCATCACTTTGTTATGTCAGGAGACTCTGCTGAGGAATGCAAAACAGCTCAAGTCGAAAGATTAGTAGAAGAAAACGAATCAAAATCAGACAGGATTCATCCTCTTGGTGGAAGGCTGCTTCAGCCTGCTGTTTCTGAAGCCGCTCATCTAGAACTACAAGTCAGTACAGTTGAAGGGCAAAATCTCACACAGGAAAGAGTGCTAGCTTCAGATGCACACCTTCTATCTTCAGACAAGGGTGAGTGCACATTGAAATGGAATGATGTCCTGCCTGCTGGACAGCATCAGCCTGCTGCCTCAGAAGACTTCTCTGAAGAAAGCAACAAAGCAGGAGTTGAAGCAGTATTAGAAGAGAGGAAATCAGTTCCAGACGGAAATTCTGTTCTTGATGGCAGACAGCTTCAGACTTTTGTTTCAAAAGCTTCTCCTCCAGAAGGCACAGCTGAAATGCAGAAGGCCACACAAAAACAAGCAGTGACTTCAGATGGTGATGACGACCCTCTAGCCTCCTGCAAGGGTGGATCTCTTGCCAAAGAGCAGCCTCTACTGCATGCTACAGAGGAGTTGTCAGTAAAAGATAATGCTGAAGGTGATGAGGTACATCAATGCCAAAGCCCAGAGTTGGGAACTTCTGATGTTTGTTTTGGTGGTCCTACCAAGGTTGTAATACCATCAGTGAATTCCCACAATGCACTAGAGCAATGTGATTCTATGGCTTCTCTAGATGAACCGTTGCTTGATGTGGAGATGACATGCATTCCTTTGGACCCTTGTGCTACTGGTGTGCCCTACTCAGTGAAGGAAACGCCTGCTGGTGTTCTGTGCACGTCTGATCATTGTTCCACTGGCACACCCTTAACAGTGGAAGAAACCTCCAGTTCCGTTTCTGTTGTGCACATTGAGCCAATGTCAAGCAAAGTCAGCCCAGTACGGCAAAGAGGTTCCCCTTGTTTGGAAAAACGAGGCCTTTCCCCTAAGAAACTATCTCCAAAGAAAGGAATACTTAAGAGACATACAAGGGGGTGTAAGGGAATCTGCATGTGCTTGGACTGCAGCACATTCCGTTTACGTGCTGACCGAGCTTTTGAGTTCTCTAGGAAGCAGATGCAAGAGGCAGATGATATAATAGATAACTTACTAAAGGAGGTGTCAAGTCTTAGGAATCTCATGGAGAAATCTGCTGGCCAAGTAAGTGTGATCACTGGCACTTCACTTCTATTTTCTTGTCCTTACAATGATCAAATTTTATAGTACCCTTTTCCAAGGGAAAGAAATGCTATCATCTTATTTTCCTGCTTGTCTTTTACATTAATCGTGCAACTTCATCAAATTTAAGCACTTGAGAGTCAAGATCAGGCTCTGTACATATCAAAACATGGGGTGGTAGAATGTGATAAACTTTTAGCAATCCTTTTTGAGAGAACACAAACAAAATGGGGATATCTTCTCGTACATACGTGGAATTTCTTGTTTAGATCGATGATGCCTTGTATTACTATCTTGTCCAAATATATAAGTAGAAGAAGTTGGTAGGGATTGCTTTGTGCAGTGAACGTATATGTATCAGAATACATGCATATGTTCAGTAGACATGAATGGCAGAACGCGTTTGATGCCATAATTTATCATTTCTCACCAGGACCAAAATTTATGCTATCGTAATTAGGTTGTCTCTGGCTCTGTCAGTTCTTCCTGCATATTACTGATGGACACTTTCACTGCTTGAAGTATGTTGATTGAAATATGAAATTGAGAGAATCCTGAAATTGACAAAAAAACACTTTGGTTGAGTTGCAGCAGGAGACAAAGCAAACAGCCTGCCAGCGGGCGTCacaggtggaggtggtggccaGAGAGCGTCGTAGGCAGATGTTGATGGAGCTGAACTCACATTGCAGGATCCCTGTGAGTACTGTAGCTACCTGCTCTACCGATAATCAGCAATATTCGCTTTAACTAAAAGTAGTAGCAGTGGGAATTCATTTGTTTGTCTGTGACTGACTCAGGGACCAAGGGTGAAATTTGCACAATATGTTGAAGAGAGGATGGCGTCGTCTCCATCACCTGATTCACCTAGCAGGAGAAGATAAACAGGGGAGGATGTGTCCTGTCTGATCTATCGAGCTTACCTGGTTAATTTTTGTGTAGTGCAGTGCAATACTCCTACTTGGTTAATGTGTTGTAGAGGGTGGGTGGTCTGTTTTTGGAGGAACAGCATGTCATGTGCATCCTTTGTTTGACAGAAAATGGAAGGACCATGTGCGTGGCGTACtagatatattaaatatttattattacCACCAGTCCAGTGAAATAGTAGAATGATACTATCTATATACACAGTTTTGAGGGAATTCCGCtgtgttttttgtttctttttgtaGAAGTACAATATAACTAgtaagtagtagtagcagcaaaCATGCAAAGCGTAATATATAGAGGAGTGAATATGTATGAATGAATGAAAGAGAAAGAAGGGAGGGCTAGGCTAGCCGGCGTAGAggtggaggccgacggcgaccatGAAGATGGCGCAGAAGGCGAAGAAGAGGAGGGCGTGGACGAAGATGGAGGCGACGCTGGTGCGCATGCTGTGGAACTCGGCGACGCGGCCGTTGCTCCCGGGGATCTGGCACAGCAATCCCGGCGTCAGCAGCACGAACAAGACCAACGCGATCAGCACTGGACCCCAATCACCAGaccccatcttcttcttctcaggCTTACTAATTCCTTGTAGGCTACTAGCTGTTGCTGAGCAGTGTGCACTGCACTTTCACTTCACTTCACTCTGGTATATATGCTGTGCTGGCTGCTACAAGTACAGGTGCAAGAAGAACAAATCATCTACAAGTATATGCTTATTGCTGGACCTGGACGATCGATAGATGCATGAATCAAATGGCCGGCCTGCCCTGACAAGTACGCCTGCTAGTACTAAATCGTGGAGTAAGAAATTGTTGAGGCCGGCGCTGGACGGCATATCCAAATGCAACTTAGGTACGTATGGTATAGGGACAACAATCTCAAGGACAGCTTCGTATCCTCCAAGGCACCAGATAGCAGGCCCAGacataaaatataagggatGTGTAGTATTCATTAAGTAATCTttcataaaaaagaaacatgagCAAAGGCCACCCATCCCTCGGTCCCTCTCCGGGCTGAAAATCTGtgtgatatatatatgatcatcGATATACAGTAATTAAACTAATGGAGTACTCCAGTAGTAAGTATATGGGTAGGGGATTGGATTAGCTAAGGtaggtaattaattaaattaataaagaGACTAGTTTAGTGTACTACAGTAGGTAACTAAGGGCAGCAGGTGGTTGCAGTAGTGAGGGATGGTCTCATGGTTACAATGGCGGAGTCGTTTGCACCTAAGCGTTTGGCCCGCTTGCTGGCCTCCAGGAAACTTTTGACGGCTCGCCTCACATACGCATCCGCCTGCTTCACCGTCATCGTCATTCTCGACTCGTACTCCTGTGCGAAGCTTGACAGCATGTAGTCGCCGTTGAGGAAGGCCGCCAGCTGCACCAGCTCGCGCTGGAAGTCCGACAGCCATCCTCCGTCTTCTTTCttggtcgacgacgacgaggaagatgGCGGCGGGATCTCCGGCAATGTCTCCGGGCAGTCCGTCCTTGGCTCGTCCAGGTCCGTGAAGAGGTGCTCGAAGGTGCCCGCCCACGCATCCCTCCTGGTGAGGAAGTCGGAGCTGAGGTTGAATATCTTCTTGATGGTGGCCGGGATGGAGGAGTGCTCGTACTCGGACGTGGGCGTTGGCCCTCCCGGCGGCCTCCCCACCACCGTCCCTTTCCTGATCCACGGCGACACCATGATGGTGGGCACCCTGACGCCGAGGCGGTCGAACCTGAAGAAGAAGGGCAGCGGGCCACGGATGGCGTCGGGGCTGGGGACGCCGACGTTGGGCGGCGGGACGTGGTCGTAGAAGCCGCCGTGCTCGTCGTAGGTGATGATGAGCAGCGTGTGGTTCCACTGCGGGCCCGCCCGCAGCGCCTCGTAGACGTCCTTGACCAGCCTCTGGCCGTTGGCGACGTCGTGCGCCgggtggtcgtcgtcggcgggcGTGCCGGTGAGGTCGAAGTAGCGTGGCTCGATGACGGAGAGCGCCGGGAGGAGGCCCCTGCGGGCGTGGTCGCGGAAGGCGGCGTCGTAGCGGCGGAAGGTGCCGCGGGCGGCGTTGGCGAcggtgcggaggcggcggtagaAGAGGGTGGTGGGGATGGTCTTGAAGTAGACCCGGTAgtcgagggcgtcggcggcgagggagtcGAAGATGGTGCGCTGCGGGTAGCCGCGGAGGAGGTTCCACTTGTCGTGGGCGACGGCGCCGTGGGAGGTGGCGGAGTAGAGGAACAGCCGGTTGGGCTGCGTGGGCCCCGGGATGGAGGAGAACCAGCGGTCGAACACCGCGAAGGAGGAGGCCAGCGCGGAGAAGGCCGGGAGCCGCGACGGGGTGAACCCCCGCATGACGGCGTCGGTCAGGAGCGCGCTCACGGAGACGGCGCTGCGGACGAAGCCCGACATGTctgagggggaggcggcggcgccagcagAGTCATTGGGTCGGAACCCCAGCAGCTGCTCGAGGACGTCCTCGAAGGCGTGGGCGGGGTCGTCGgggacgacgaggtcggcgtcggggGAGACGCAGTGGAGGAGGGAGTCGGCTGGACCTGGTCCTGGAGCCGGGTTGCACTCTGCGCCGGTGAGGCCGTCGATGGGGAGGCCCAGCAGCCGCTGCATCCACCCCAGCATGTGGTCGAACGACCGGTTCTCCAGCGCCAACACCACCACGTTCTTTATCTTGGAATCCCCATTGGAATTGGGTGCCTGTGCCAGCATTAGGAAGAGCAGCAACAGCCGCCGACCCATGGCGCCGGAATGCCCGTGCTGCTGGAGATGCCGTCGGTGAGGAGAGAGCGGCCACATTACTAGCTAGTGGTGTGGAGTACCAAGTACAACAAgctagagaaaaagaaaataaaagatggCGGTGGATCGATCACTTCACTAGTACAGCTGCATGCGCTGTCTTCATTTGGCGCCACTCACCACCTGCTCGTGTCACCCACTGCCAAGTGCTACTGTCGATGTTTCTACCTTCTCGCTTAATAAAAATCACGATTTCTGTATTAAGTAAATACTCTCTTTATCCCATAGTATAAGGGATTTTACGtagatatgacacattctaatagAATAGATCTGTATAGATAAACTATTATAGAGTGATGTATTTTATGTTATTAATTCTAGTATAAtatatcttatttattttttatactatatctgtcctaaaatataaggaattttgagtgGATGAGAcgtattctagtactatgaatctgaacatattcactgtccagattcataatatTAGAATACGCCATAATcaactaaaatcccttatatttattgACAGAGAGAGTAACTATTTAAATGGTACGTAAGAAACAACACGAGATGAACTCATAAAAATACTTCCCCACTGCCTCTTCCTTTAGGGAGCAATGTTGTTCTAGCCTTGCATATGGATGTGGTGGCGACAGCCGAATCGATTATGTATGTACTCCGGCGAAGTTTGTTGTGTTGTGCCGTTTGAAGATGCAGTGGCCCTGTAGTTACGCTGCATGTGACAGGTACAAACAAACTGGCCGACATACATATGTCAAACAGATTGCCCGCCGTTGCGGGTTCACGGGCTTATTGAGATGGGATTGGGAAGCTGCCCACCCGTTCTCTCGTTAATTGTTGCTCCTATTATGTACAAGTATTAGCTATCTGCCTATCTCTATCTCAGACTGAGTTCCTGCTTCTGTTCTTTGTTTCAGAGCTGGTACTTAGAAACCTGAGTTTTATTctcaggccctgt
Proteins encoded in this window:
- the LOC127778767 gene encoding chaperone protein dnaJ 20, chloroplastic-like, encoding MPHLAASPTSAAAAAPASARVAFLRPGRVPRPPLQTARGLRPDLGTLRTAEQPTLYDLLGISSEGTLDEVRAAYRRMARKYHPDVSPPDVAAENTRRFIEVQEAYETLSDPSRRATYDRALARGVCRLAFSSSRRVAPYYYQDQEDKSGWRRTWGDQIEELKRRSMTKDSEENLSWGARMRRRTETSSSE
- the LOC127778742 gene encoding uncharacterized protein LOC127778742 isoform X2 — its product is MPTQHLTSRRHAELLRHLLLDGGAAVKDLRLRRVVPLTSAPLDDSSPDPAGAAAKSGSAETTPPEAQDGRERKPVVQRSKLVHAPASFGYRRLLPFLNQLTNTNQESECPSGKDNSKIDAYAESESEAQPDPVHCSISTTKEEINISSSHLSSTKMCLSRCQRSRFVHHPSSFSYKRMLPFVTENEITSQEGHRTKIPRLVQEKQSSTDENLILTTGQHHFVMSGDSAEECKTAQVERLVEENESKSDRIHPLGGRLLQPAVSEAAHLELQVSTVEGQNLTQERVLASDAHLLSSDKGECTLKWNDVLPAGQHQPAASEDFSEESNKAGVEAVLEERKSVPDGNSVLDGRQLQTFVSKASPPEGTAEMQKATQKQAVTSDGDDDPLASCKGGSLAKEQPLLHATEELSVKDNAEGDEVHQCQSPELGTSDVCFGGPTKVVIPSVNSHNALEQCDSMASLDEPLLDVEMTCIPLDPCATGVPYSVKETPAGVLCTSDHCSTGTPLTVEETSSSVSVVHIEPMSSKVSPVRQRGSPCLEKRGLSPKKLSPKKGILKRHTRGCKGICMCLDCSTFRLRADRAFEFSRKQMQEADDIIDNLLKEVSSLRNLMEKSAGQETKQTACQRASQVEVVARERRRQMLMELNSHCRIPGPRVKFAQYVEERMASSPSPDSPSRRR
- the LOC127778742 gene encoding uncharacterized protein LOC127778742 isoform X1, with translation MPTQHLTSRRHAELLRHLLLDGGAAVKDLRLRRVVPLTSAPLDDSSPDPAGAAAKSGSAETTPPEAQDGRERKPVVQRSKLVHAPASFGYRRLLPFLNQLTNTNQESECPSGKDNSKIDAYAESESEAQPDPVHCSISTTKEEINISSSHLSSTKMCLSRCQRSRFVHHPSSFSYKRMLPFVTENEITSQEGHRTKIPRLVQEKQSSTDENLILTTGQHHFVMSGDSAEECKTAQVERLVEENESKSDRIHPLGGRLLQPAVSEAAHLELQVSTVEGQNLTQERVLASDAHLLSSDKGECTLKWNDVLPAGQHQPAASEDFSEESNKAGVEAVLEERKSVPDGNSVLDGRQLQTFVSKASPPEGTAEMQKATQKQAVTSDGDDDPLASCKGGSLAKEQPLLHATEELSVKDNAEGDEVHQCQSPELGTSDVCFGGPTKVVIPSVNSHNALEQCDSMASLDEPLLDVEMTCIPLDPCATGVPYSVKETPAGVLCTSDHCSTGTPLTVEETSSSVSVVHIEPMSSKVSPVRQRGSPCLEKRGLSPKKLSPKKGILKRHTRGCKGICMCLDCSTFRLRADRAFEFSRKQMQEADDIIDNLLKEVSSLRNLMEKSAGQQETKQTACQRASQVEVVARERRRQMLMELNSHCRIPGPRVKFAQYVEERMASSPSPDSPSRRR
- the LOC127778757 gene encoding non-specific phospholipase C6-like; translated protein: MWPLSPHRRHLQQHGHSGAMGRRLLLLFLMLAQAPNSNGDSKIKNVVVLALENRSFDHMLGWMQRLLGLPIDGLTGAECNPAPGPGPADSLLHCVSPDADLVVPDDPAHAFEDVLEQLLGFRPNDSAGAAASPSDMSGFVRSAVSVSALLTDAVMRGFTPSRLPAFSALASSFAVFDRWFSSIPGPTQPNRLFLYSATSHGAVAHDKWNLLRGYPQRTIFDSLAADALDYRVYFKTIPTTLFYRRLRTVANAARGTFRRYDAAFRDHARRGLLPALSVIEPRYFDLTGTPADDDHPAHDVANGQRLVKDVYEALRAGPQWNHTLLIITYDEHGGFYDHVPPPNVGVPSPDAIRGPLPFFFRFDRLGVRVPTIMVSPWIRKGTVVGRPPGGPTPTSEYEHSSIPATIKKIFNLSSDFLTRRDAWAGTFEHLFTDLDEPRTDCPETLPEIPPPSSSSSSTKKEDGGWLSDFQRELVQLAAFLNGDYMLSSFAQEYESRMTMTVKQADAYVRRAVKSFLEASKRAKRLGANDSAIVTMRPSLTTATTCCP